One Brassica napus cultivar Da-Ae chromosome A5, Da-Ae, whole genome shotgun sequence DNA window includes the following coding sequences:
- the LOC106434321 gene encoding mediator of RNA polymerase II transcription subunit 11 codes for MDPQTQNTSLQRLQNVERRVVRVLDIAGGVMEELTNPSGPRRDLVKSLCGEFMQSIKDIQVTLREEIKSACEYRPFEKCDYNSRIANEICFQKLQYVLSQLDHLKITVDRYPSSD; via the exons ATGGATCCGCAGACGCAGAACACATCGTTGCAGCGACTCCAGAACGTGGAGAGG AGAGTGGTAAGGGTGTTGGATATAGCGGGAGGAGTAATGGAAGAACTGACGAACCCTTCTGGGCCCAGGAGAGATTTGGTCAAGTCTCTTTGCGGAGAGTTCATGCAATCCATCAAG GATATACAAGTGACACTAAGGGAAGAGATCAAAAGCGCCTGCGAGTACCGTCCCTTTGAGAAATGCGACTACAATTCAAGGATAGCTAATGAGATCTGCTTCCAGAAGCTTCAATACGTTCTCTCTCAGCTTGATCATCTTAAAATAACTGTTGACCGCTATCCTTCTTCGGATTGA
- the LOC106434320 gene encoding photosynthetic NDH subunit of lumenal location 3, chloroplastic: MAHFLDLNTLTTSSTLPSIPKLPERSKTGKFSVFVCRKADKVQEQGSVQELTRRMSLGFAVSIALTGAFGESNVSLAKDNGFWIDGPLPTPPIYNNIVNEQTGTRSFLKKGVYVADIGTKGRTYRVKKYAFDLLAMEDLIGPDTLNYVKKYLRLKSTFLFYDFDNLISVAASQDKQPLTDLANRLFDNFEKLEDAAKRKSLAETEACYKDTKLILQEVMIRMA, from the exons ATGGCTCACTTCCTTGACCTTAACACTCTCACCACCAGCTCCACTCTACCGTCGATCCCTAAACTACCCGAGAGGAGTAAAACCGGAAAATTCAGCGTGTTTGTTTGCAGGAAAGCCGACAAAGTTCAGGAACAGGGTTCAGTACAGGAGCTCACAAGACGGATGTCACTGGGATTTGCTGTCTCCATAGCTCTAACTGGAGCTTTCGGCGAAAGCAATGTTTCCTTGGCAAAAGACAATGGCTTTTGGATCGATGGTCCTCTTCCAACTCCTCCTATTTACAACA ACATCGTGAACGAGCAGACAGGAACGAGATCGTTCTTGAAGAAAGGAGTGTATGTAGCTGACATCGGGACCAAAGGAAGAACGTATAGAGTTAAAAAGTATGCTTTCGATCTCTTAGCTATGGAGGATTTGATCGGACCAGACACTTTAAACTATGTTAAAAAGTACTTGAGGCTTAAATCCACCTTCTTGTTCTACGATTTCGACAATCTCATCTCTGTTGCTGCCTCCCAAGACAAGCAGCCTCTCACTGATTTGGCCAACAGATTGTTCGACAACTTTGAAAAG CTTGAAGATGCAGCTAAAAGGAAGAGCTTAGCTGAGACAGAAGCGTGTTATAAAGATACAAAGTTAATTCTTCAAGAGGTTATGATCAGAATGGCTTGA